The Maridesulfovibrio hydrothermalis AM13 = DSM 14728 DNA window GCTCCTCCGGCAATGTCTGTTTGTAGCGGAGCAGGTCTTTGTAAATACGGCATGCAGGAAAGTCGCGGTATGTCAGATAAACTTCTTGCTGTAGTTATGCAGAACGGACCTTATCCGTTTAAAGTCAAAAGCGGCGTGTCCGGATGTAAGATAGCGTGCGGACTGAGCTTTGTGCGCGATATAGGTATGATCGGCGGCCCTAAAGGCTGGGATGTTAATTTCGGCGGAGCGGCAACAAAGAATGCTGGACTCGGTGTTTCTCTTGGTAAAAATCTTAGCGAAGATGAAGCCCTCGAACTGGCAGCTAAAGCTCTCACCTTTTACAAGGAAAATGGCAGAAAGCGCGAGCGTACCAGTAATATGGTCAGACGTCTGGGCGCAGAGGCACTGCTTGAAGCCGTAAAGTAATTTTATCAGGTGGAAATATACGTGCCATTCTAGCAAGTTAACTGTTTTCAGTTGTTATATTCAGGCTGTGAGGTGTACTTCACAGCCTGTTTTATGGGCTATCACTGTCCTGCATTATCTATCAGGGTGTGGTGGGTTATAGCCGGCAGGGTACAGAAAAAAACAAAGTGAATTGCAAATATAAGAACTAGGCCAATTTTGCTTGAAACGCAGGAAGCCTATATTTTCCAAATAAAAATCCGGAACCATCCTTGCGAGACAGTTTCGGCTTTTTATTTGTTTAAATTATTTTAAATCAAGCGCATAGATGGAGCTCTTCACAGGTCCGCACTTCTCTATCAATACGGGTAACAAGCTTATCATCCTTTGCAACTTCGAGATCATACCGCTGCTGAATGTTCAGCCAGAATTGCGGAGTTGTTCCGAAGAATTTAGCCAGCCGCATGGCGGTATCAACGGTGATACTTCTCTGCCCCTTTACCACCTGCCCGATACGTTGCGCTGGAACACAGAGGGCCGTTGCAAGTTTGTTGCGGCTTAGTTTTAAAGGCTCCATGAATTCTTCCAGCAAAATCTCACCGGGATGAACTGGGCTGAAATCTGCCATATTTCCCTCCCTAATTATGGTAATCAGTTACTTCCACTTGTGAAGCGTGGTTATTTTCCCAGATAAAACAGATTCGGTACTGATTATTAATTCTTATACTATATTGTCCGGCTCTGTTTCCTTTTAGAAGTTCAAGCCGAT harbors:
- a CDS encoding nitrite and sulphite reductase 4Fe-4S region — protein: MNNIVSEPLEFMPVERKNGTYALRLCLKQGELTAGMMKNVLDTMSRFGLTSLRATTGQRMNLEGIPKEKLNEVVESLGTAVEKAPPAMSVCSGAGLCKYGMQESRGMSDKLLAVVMQNGPYPFKVKSGVSGCKIACGLSFVRDIGMIGGPKGWDVNFGGAATKNAGLGVSLGKNLSEDEALELAAKALTFYKENGRKRERTSNMVRRLGAEALLEAVK
- a CDS encoding HigA family addiction module antitoxin, coding for MADFSPVHPGEILLEEFMEPLKLSRNKLATALCVPAQRIGQVVKGQRSITVDTAMRLAKFFGTTPQFWLNIQQRYDLEVAKDDKLVTRIDREVRTCEELHLCA